Proteins encoded in a region of the Synechococcus sp. BIOS-U3-1 genome:
- the grrA gene encoding GrrA/OscA1 family cyclophane-containing rSAM-modified RiPP, with protein MNKTSLLSLAAVLATSAVLCESSRAAVHNEPDLGNSLEQRIERMSPEAWAMMKRNGLLTEEEIARAWGNGGGRAWGNGGARRGFANGGGGGFANGYRGGFANW; from the coding sequence ATGAACAAAACAAGTCTTCTCAGCCTCGCCGCCGTCCTGGCAACGAGCGCAGTTCTGTGCGAATCATCCAGAGCCGCAGTTCACAACGAACCTGATCTGGGTAACTCCCTTGAGCAGCGCATCGAGCGCATGAGTCCTGAAGCCTGGGCGATGATGAAACGCAACGGCCTTCTGACTGAGGAGGAGATTGCGCGCGCCTGGGGCAACGGCGGCGGCCGAGCCTGGGGTAACGGCGGAGCTCGCAGGGGCTTCGCAAATGGTGGCGGCGGCGGCTTCGCCAACGGCTACCGCGGTGGATTCGCCAACTGGTGA
- the hisD gene encoding histidinol dehydrogenase, whose protein sequence is MTTVSTEPAASGLPKCLESATGAEQQLDRISTRTTGQAQKEATATVEAIIERVRFEGDRALVALTEQFDGFRPEPLRVPAIELKQAWDNSPANLRDALDLAHRRIQDFHQRQKPRDLDVQGIHGERLGRRWRPVQAAGLYIPGGRASYPSTVLMNAVPARAAGVKKLVMVTPAGRNGQVNRTVLAAAHLAGVQEVYRIGGAQAVAALALGTETIPRVDVISGPGNLYVTLAKKLVYGQVGIDSLAGPSEILVIADGSANVAQVASDLLAQAEHDPLAAAILLTTSQSLANALPAELQAQLNKHPREAICRQSLGQWGLVVVCDNLETCARLSDRFAPEHLELLVERPRMLADRIQQAGAIFIGPWSPEAVGDYLAGPNHTLPTCGSARYSGALSVETFMRHTSMIEFSREALEATGGAVVELADSEGLHSHANSVKVRLD, encoded by the coding sequence ATGACCACCGTGAGCACGGAGCCAGCGGCGAGCGGTCTGCCCAAATGCCTCGAGAGTGCAACCGGGGCTGAACAACAGCTTGATCGGATTTCAACTCGCACTACTGGGCAAGCCCAGAAAGAGGCGACCGCCACAGTCGAAGCCATCATCGAACGCGTGCGCTTTGAAGGTGATCGTGCACTCGTAGCGCTGACTGAACAGTTCGACGGTTTCCGTCCGGAGCCACTGCGCGTTCCAGCGATTGAGCTGAAACAAGCCTGGGATAACAGTCCTGCAAATCTGAGAGATGCCCTGGACCTAGCCCATCGTCGGATCCAAGATTTTCATCAGCGACAGAAGCCACGGGATCTCGATGTCCAAGGCATTCATGGCGAGCGACTAGGACGGCGATGGCGACCGGTGCAAGCTGCCGGTCTCTACATACCAGGCGGACGAGCCTCCTACCCGAGCACGGTGCTGATGAATGCGGTTCCTGCAAGGGCCGCCGGAGTGAAAAAGCTAGTCATGGTCACCCCGGCAGGACGGAATGGCCAGGTGAACCGCACGGTGCTGGCGGCTGCTCACCTGGCGGGCGTGCAGGAGGTGTATCGAATCGGAGGTGCCCAGGCGGTCGCCGCTCTCGCCCTGGGCACCGAGACCATCCCCCGCGTTGATGTCATCAGTGGGCCGGGCAATCTTTACGTGACACTCGCCAAGAAGCTGGTCTATGGGCAGGTCGGAATCGACTCCCTCGCTGGACCCAGCGAAATACTGGTCATCGCCGACGGATCGGCCAACGTTGCGCAAGTCGCTTCGGATCTATTAGCTCAGGCGGAACATGACCCACTGGCTGCGGCCATCCTTCTCACCACATCCCAGTCCTTAGCAAATGCCCTTCCTGCGGAGCTCCAAGCTCAACTAAACAAGCATCCGCGTGAGGCTATTTGCAGACAATCTCTTGGTCAGTGGGGGCTCGTCGTGGTCTGCGACAACCTTGAAACGTGCGCACGTCTTAGCGATCGGTTTGCGCCGGAACACCTCGAGCTGCTTGTGGAGCGACCGCGAATGTTGGCTGATCGCATTCAGCAGGCAGGCGCCATTTTCATCGGTCCCTGGAGCCCGGAGGCTGTCGGCGATTACCTTGCCGGCCCCAATCACACCTTGCCGACATGCGGTTCGGCGCGTTACAGCGGTGCTCTGAGCGTGGAAACATTTATGCGCCACACGTCAATGATCGAATTCAGCCGAGAAGCCCTTGAAGCAACCGGCGGAGCGGTGGTGGAACTAGCCGACAGCGAAGGACTTCACAGCCATGCAAACTCAGTGAAGGTCAGGCTGGACTGA
- a CDS encoding trypsin-like peptidase domain-containing protein, with protein sequence MSFIVLPAQVLAASSALPGTHSFVADAVRNVAPAVVRIDTERVVERQPFDPNLIDPLLRDLLGEPGYGPERQRGQGSGVVIDREGLVLTNAHVVEQVEEVNVTLADGEQRDGVVIGRDPVTDLALVRLEGGQSPKPARLGDSDALDVGDWAIALGTPYGLERTVTLGIVSSLHRNISSLGFNDKRLDLIQTDAAINPGNSGGPLVNADGRVIGINTLVRSGPGAGLGFAIPINLANRVAEQLQKAGEVVHPYLGLQLIPLTARIAREHNRDPNALVELPERSGALVQSVLPDSPAQRAGMRRGDLVVMAGEVPVDDPQTLLQQVDQAEIHQPLMLQVIRGEKDLQLSVKPEPLPGFG encoded by the coding sequence CTGTCATTCATTGTTTTGCCGGCCCAGGTGCTTGCAGCGTCCAGTGCGCTTCCGGGCACACACAGTTTTGTGGCTGACGCAGTGCGCAACGTTGCTCCGGCAGTGGTGCGGATCGACACAGAGCGGGTGGTGGAGCGACAGCCATTTGACCCCAACTTGATCGACCCACTGCTTAGGGACTTACTCGGCGAGCCCGGTTATGGACCAGAGCGTCAACGCGGCCAGGGTTCAGGCGTTGTGATCGACCGGGAGGGCTTGGTGCTTACCAATGCCCACGTGGTCGAGCAGGTGGAGGAGGTCAATGTCACCTTGGCTGACGGAGAGCAGAGAGATGGTGTCGTGATTGGGCGCGATCCAGTCACAGATCTGGCGCTGGTCCGGCTGGAGGGTGGTCAGTCTCCCAAGCCGGCCAGGCTCGGGGACTCCGATGCGCTGGATGTCGGCGACTGGGCTATCGCTTTGGGCACGCCCTACGGCCTTGAACGGACCGTCACCCTTGGCATTGTCAGCAGCTTGCATCGCAATATCAGCAGCCTGGGTTTCAACGACAAACGTCTTGACCTCATCCAGACTGATGCAGCGATTAATCCTGGAAACTCGGGCGGACCTCTGGTCAATGCCGATGGTCGCGTGATCGGCATTAATACGCTTGTCAGATCTGGCCCTGGGGCAGGACTCGGATTTGCCATACCCATCAACTTGGCGAACCGAGTTGCTGAGCAACTTCAGAAGGCCGGAGAGGTCGTTCATCCCTATCTCGGGCTTCAGTTGATTCCTTTGACGGCCAGAATTGCCCGGGAGCACAACCGCGACCCCAATGCGCTGGTTGAACTGCCGGAACGCTCCGGTGCTCTGGTCCAGTCTGTTCTTCCTGACAGTCCCGCTCAGCGTGCTGGCATGCGTCGAGGCGATTTGGTGGTCATGGCAGGAGAGGTTCCAGTGGATGATCCACAGACACTGCTGCAGCAGGTCGATCAGGCTGAGATCCATCAGCCCCTGATGTTGCAGGTCATTCGTGGCGAAAAAGATCTGCAGCTGTCTGTTAAACCCGAACCGTTGCCGGGCTTCGGCTGA
- the grrM gene encoding cyclophane-forming radical SAM/SPASM peptide maturase GrrM/OscB, whose amino-acid sequence MNHSDYGPIGLLVIQSTSLCNLDCSYCYLPDRQRRNVFNLQQQLPLLLKRVYESPFWGPHLSILWHAGEPLTLPNSFYDQASAIIQRQTAGLQEQGVVIEQHLQTNATLINDDWCDCFVRNRIVVGVSVDGPEDIHDSHRRFRNGKGSYAQTMRGIRTLRERGIDFHAIAVLTADALEQPERMYAFFRDEGIHQLGFNVEEQEGVHTSSSMQGLLKEKLYRDFLSRFWACNEKDGFPIQVREFDQVMGMIAGGQRLLQNEMNRPYAILSVDAKGNFSTFDPELLSVETERYGLFNLGNIRDVSLMEATQTEPFQKLLRDMSSGMKRCKQECEYYGFCGGGTGSNKYWEHGSLDATETCACRFSSQIPVDVLLEKLETAAGP is encoded by the coding sequence GTGAATCATTCCGATTACGGCCCGATCGGCCTACTGGTGATCCAATCGACGTCGCTCTGCAACCTCGACTGCAGCTACTGCTACCTGCCGGATCGCCAGCGGCGCAACGTATTCAACCTTCAGCAGCAGTTACCCCTGCTGCTGAAAAGGGTTTATGAGAGCCCATTCTGGGGACCCCATCTCTCGATCCTTTGGCACGCCGGTGAGCCGCTGACGCTGCCAAACAGCTTCTATGACCAGGCCAGCGCGATCATCCAGCGCCAGACCGCAGGCCTGCAGGAGCAGGGTGTGGTGATTGAGCAACACCTGCAGACCAACGCGACGCTCATCAACGATGACTGGTGCGATTGCTTTGTACGCAACCGCATTGTTGTTGGAGTCAGTGTGGACGGCCCCGAGGACATTCACGACAGCCACCGACGCTTTCGGAACGGCAAGGGGTCTTATGCACAAACCATGCGCGGTATCCGCACACTGCGCGAGCGCGGCATCGATTTCCATGCCATTGCCGTTCTGACTGCTGATGCGCTCGAACAACCGGAGCGGATGTACGCCTTCTTCCGGGATGAAGGAATTCATCAACTCGGTTTCAACGTGGAGGAGCAGGAAGGCGTGCACACCAGCTCCTCCATGCAAGGCCTCCTGAAGGAAAAGCTCTACAGAGACTTTCTTTCACGTTTCTGGGCCTGCAATGAAAAGGATGGTTTCCCGATCCAGGTACGTGAGTTCGATCAAGTCATGGGCATGATCGCAGGAGGCCAACGGCTGCTGCAGAACGAGATGAATCGTCCATACGCGATTCTCAGCGTGGACGCCAAAGGCAACTTCTCAACGTTCGATCCCGAGCTGCTGTCGGTTGAAACGGAACGCTATGGCCTGTTCAACCTGGGCAACATCCGCGATGTGTCGTTGATGGAGGCCACCCAAACGGAGCCATTTCAGAAACTGCTTCGCGACATGTCTTCAGGGATGAAGCGATGCAAACAGGAATGTGAGTACTACGGGTTCTGCGGTGGTGGAACCGGCAGCAACAAGTACTGGGAGCACGGCAGTTTGGATGCCACAGAAACCTGCGCGTGTCGTTTTTCTAGTCAGATCCCTGTGGATGTGCTCCTGGAGAAGCTGGAAACAGCAGCCGGGCCATGA
- the grrP gene encoding extracellular substrate binding-like orphan protein GrrP: MSNRSDGDLTMRLIQKAATSLLALSTIALVGCQNEKPAADNSAKSSSAKSVYDTGKLRAVVIGDSLPMVKKDGDNYDGLSFVVLEAIRDQINVSPKKKDKEVSIEPIAADSARDGLDMIRSGTADIACGVAFTWQRQRTLTYTMPFSVGGVRLLAPADIDGTPKSLNGKTVGVVKDSIAANVLAESVDDAKFQFFDTPNEALAAVKDGTVEILGGDSLWLRANKTATAPGSSLVPNRPYARSGVGCVVAGTTPHLLNISNLGIGRLLSGYINDDDGVRSAINTWIGTGSTVGLKDEQINRFFTIVLSTAAEFNPQS, encoded by the coding sequence GTGTCAAACCGATCTGACGGTGACCTCACCATGCGCCTGATCCAGAAGGCCGCAACCAGCCTGCTCGCTCTGTCCACAATCGCCCTTGTTGGGTGTCAGAACGAGAAGCCTGCAGCGGATAACTCGGCCAAGAGCTCCTCCGCCAAGAGTGTCTATGACACCGGCAAGCTGAGGGCGGTGGTCATCGGTGATTCATTGCCGATGGTCAAGAAGGACGGCGACAACTACGACGGCTTGTCGTTTGTAGTTCTAGAAGCGATTCGGGATCAGATCAATGTGTCGCCGAAGAAAAAAGACAAAGAGGTCAGCATCGAACCAATCGCTGCGGATTCCGCCCGCGACGGCCTGGACATGATTCGATCCGGAACAGCTGACATCGCCTGCGGTGTTGCCTTCACTTGGCAACGCCAACGCACCCTGACCTACACGATGCCGTTCTCCGTAGGTGGCGTTCGACTGCTCGCCCCAGCGGACATCGATGGCACTCCAAAAAGCCTGAACGGCAAAACGGTCGGTGTCGTGAAAGACAGCATTGCGGCCAACGTGCTGGCGGAATCGGTGGATGACGCCAAATTTCAGTTTTTCGACACACCTAATGAAGCTCTGGCTGCGGTCAAGGACGGCACCGTTGAAATTCTCGGTGGCGACAGCCTTTGGCTGAGAGCGAACAAAACTGCGACGGCACCAGGATCCTCATTGGTTCCTAACAGGCCCTATGCCCGCTCCGGAGTGGGTTGTGTGGTGGCAGGTACCACGCCCCATCTCCTCAACATCAGCAATCTGGGCATCGGTCGTCTGCTCTCGGGCTACATCAACGACGACGACGGAGTGCGTTCTGCCATCAACACCTGGATCGGCACTGGCAGCACCGTGGGCCTGAAGGACGAACAGATCAACCGGTTCTTCACGATCGTGCTCTCCACCGCCGCTGAATTCAATCCGCAGTCCTGA
- the rpiA gene encoding ribose-5-phosphate isomerase RpiA, translating to MSDLQNQMKQAVAEAAVEQFRDGMIVGLGSGSTAALMIKGLGQRLASGQLKDIVGVTTSFQGEVLAAELGIPLRSLNAVDRIDLAIDGADEVDPSFQLIKGGGACHVQEKLVAARAKRFVVVVDSTKLVERLNLEFLLPVEVLPGAWRQVQQQLLAMNGTAELRMAHRKAGPVVTDQGNLVLDVRFEGGIADSVDLERSINNIPGVLENGLFVNLADEVLVGEVNDGLAGVRRLDKVG from the coding sequence ATGTCAGATCTTCAGAACCAGATGAAACAGGCCGTCGCGGAAGCGGCGGTCGAACAGTTTCGTGACGGCATGATCGTGGGGCTGGGGTCGGGTTCCACTGCGGCTCTAATGATCAAGGGACTCGGGCAGCGCTTGGCATCCGGACAGCTCAAGGACATCGTCGGGGTCACCACTTCGTTTCAAGGAGAAGTGCTTGCTGCTGAGTTGGGAATCCCGTTGCGCAGCCTGAATGCTGTGGACCGGATCGATCTGGCGATTGATGGTGCTGACGAGGTGGATCCTTCGTTCCAGTTGATCAAGGGTGGCGGTGCTTGCCACGTTCAGGAGAAGCTTGTTGCGGCTCGCGCAAAACGCTTCGTTGTGGTTGTTGACTCCACCAAGCTGGTGGAACGACTAAATCTCGAATTTCTTTTGCCGGTTGAAGTTCTGCCGGGAGCCTGGCGTCAGGTTCAGCAGCAGTTACTGGCGATGAATGGAACAGCTGAATTGCGCATGGCTCATCGCAAGGCCGGGCCCGTCGTCACCGATCAGGGCAATCTGGTGCTTGATGTCCGCTTCGAAGGAGGAATCGCCGATTCTGTGGATCTGGAGCGGAGCATCAACAACATTCCTGGTGTGCTGGAGAATGGTTTGTTCGTGAACCTCGCCGATGAGGTGCTGGTCGGTGAAGTGAACGACGGGTTAGCCGGTGTTCGCCGTCTGGACAAAGTCGGCTGA